In Lolium rigidum isolate FL_2022 chromosome 7, APGP_CSIRO_Lrig_0.1, whole genome shotgun sequence, the DNA window gcccgagggcctattttctcacgaagcttccgaagtccgaagacgaaaggaagtggggccacaggggagccaaaccctaggcggcgcggcccccttggccgcgccgcccgtcatccggggcccctgtgccccctctcgactttcccttccgcctacttaaagcctccgtgacgaaacttccggtaccgagagccacgatacggaaaaccttgcgagacgccgtcgccgccgatcccatctcggggatcccggagatcgcctccggcaccctgccggagaggggaatcatctcccggaggactctacaccgccatggtcgcctccggagtgatgagtgagtagtctacccccggactatgggtccatagcagtagctagatggttgtcttctccccattgtgctatcattgtcggatcttgtgagctgcctatcatgatcaagatcatctatatgtaattctatatgttgcgtttgttgggatccgatgaatagagaatacttgttatgttgattatcaaagttatgcttatgtgttgtttatgatcttgcatgctctccgttactagtagatgctctggccaagtagatgcttttaactccaagagggagtacttatgctcgatagtgggttcatgcccgcattgacaccgggacgatgatgagaaagttctaaggttgtgttgtgtctgttgccactagggataaaacattgatgctatgtccaaggatgtagttgttgattacattacgcaccatacttaatgcaattgtctcgttgctttgcaacttaatactggaggggttcggatgataacctcgaaggtggactttttaggcatagatgcggttggatggcggtctatgtactttgtcgtaatgcccaattaaatctcactatactcatcatgatatgtatgtgcattgtcatgctctctttatttgtcaattgcccaagctgtaatttgttcacccaacatgctgttcgtcttatgggagagacacctctagtgaactgtggaccccggtccaattctctttactgaaatacaatctactgcaatacttgtttttactgttttctctgcaaacaatcatcttccacacaatacggttaatcctttgttacagcaagccggtgagattgacaacatcattgtttcgttggggcaaagtactttggttgtgttgtgcaggttccacgttggcgccggaatctccggtgttgcgccgcactacatcccgccgccatcaaccttcaacgtgcttcttggctcctcctggttcgataaaccttggtttctttctgagggaaaacttgctgctgtgctcatcataccttcctcttggggttgcccaacgaacgtgtgaaatacacgccatcacctcgcCGCTGCACTTCACCATGGCCACCCCGTCAGGCTCGTCGAGCCAAGGATAAGGTACACTTTCCCCTCTCCCATCTCTCTGTTTTCGCTCTCAGATGTCAAGTTAAACTCAATGCATAGATAGCTCTACCGTTGAGATCTAGCCTAGATGATCCTAGCAATCTATCAGAAAGGACCTGGACTCGTGTGAGTAGAAAACAAAATATATCTTTTCTTTTGTGATCCAATAATTGTTCAATGACAGTGCGTCATGAAGCTATGGGTTCGATAACTTGCATTGCCAGAGGTTTCTCTACAACCCTAGAACTCACTCATATTTTCAAAACCTCTAAGGTTAGTTCAGTTTATACAAGTTTGATCTTGTGAAGATTATTAGCAAAGCCTTAATTAAACATCAATACACGGAAGCTCAAGTTAGACAGGATGAGTTAAAAAATCTTGATATAAATTCTAGTTTATCACACATAATTATATTTTGTATTTGTTTCAACTGATTCAATTATTTTGTCTAGTTAAATAAACAAAGTTGGATCATTTGCTTGTATGAAAGTTCTCCATCCCTGCAaaaaaaagaaagttctccatgatctttggattgAGAAAACGGAGGAACATATTCTAGCTCCACGAATTCAACCCATAACTCAAGACTGAAACACACCTTATATATTAACATGCAACGCTAGATACAAATATTAAAACATGAGATCCGAGTCTTACAAACCACGAGAACATGTAGTGCTACATTTTATTGGGAATCTATTGTAACCGATGGGAAAACCTACCATCCAAAAccatatatatttgaattcgaGAGCTGGCTACCAAATTCGAATTCAAAAGTAGGTTTTCCCTCAAACTAAGTAGGATATTGGTGGCACGTCGGCCCGGGTCCGTCCTTTACAATAGCAGAGTTGAGGTATGTGGTGGCGTAGTAGTTTAGAGCTCTCCCAATCTCTTGGCGCATTCCACGCTGCGGTCCAGCGTCTCCTCCACCCCATATCTGTACCTGAACCCTAGTTTCCCAAGCTTGTTGGTGTTGCCCTGCACCCTTACTCCATCTCCTACCACCCTACAGCATCACcacacaaaaagtcaattaatcaTTCACGCAACCAATAATACTAAAGTATCTTTTAAGTAATAAGGCATCCATGCATTATAAAAAGAAATACTTGAGAActcgatcgatcaaacaaattcaCATACTTCTTGAGGAGTATCTTGTGCTCGGGGTGGTTGGTAGCAAAGCGGGCAACGTAATCCTGCATGGTGGGGTATCCAGCGATGCACAAGAACCTGCCGGCCATGGCCGGTTGCTCCATGCAGAAGAGGTGTGCATCGCATACATCCTCGATGTCCACCAGCGGCACGGAGCCCATGACCGCCTGCATGAACTTGAGAGAGTTGTGGTAGGCCTCGTTGCCAGTGAGTGGAGACACCACCAACGGGATGCTGCTCCACAGGATGGGCTGGATGGTGTCACCGCCAACGAGCCCGCACGCCAGTGTGACCACCTCGAACGCCCTGTCCTCCCCCTTCTCGTTGTACCTCAGCAGCTCCTTCTCTGATAGGCTCTTGGATGTCACGTACCCGTCGAGGTGGAAGTTGCTGTAGCCATAGGTAACGTTGAGTGGAGACCAACATGACTCGTTGACGAAGTCCTTGTACCCATCACCATCCTCCTTGAGCGGCGATGCAGCCAGGCAGGAGGCCGTGTGGATGACGCGCCGCACCGTCTTGGACCGCTCGCACTGTTGCAGGATCATGCGATGGGCGTCCACGATAGCCTCGGTGATGTTCTTGTACTGCACACataaaaaataaacaaataaacatttttttaaaatagAACTTTGATTTAAAAATCTAAATCCAACATTAAATTACTTTAAATTCatcttttaaatattttttactgATGCTTTTATTTGCGTGCCAATTATTCCTGGATTGGTGCTATTATCGATCAAATAATGGAGTATATGGGTTTAAACACTTCAGTTTCTCCAGAGATAAATCGAGTAAGTAGATTAGATTGATCTATTCAGCAACAGATTAACATCAGAAATTAGTTTGCATGCACCACGAATAACAGTTGCGAGGAAACTCCCGTTGAAGCTCGAGCTCATCCATGTAACTCCTTTTTTAATATTAAATTGAAAATGATATTTACAAGTTTCAAAAAATCCTGAGATAAAATTCTAGATACACATAAAGATGTATTCTACAATGGTATTAAATCTCAATGCTAAAGAACTTATACTTTGGGATacacaaaaataataatttctcaTAAATATTGAGAGCTCGAAAATGCGTATTGTTCACTAGAAATACGCAGCGGGAGTCCGGTACTCCTGAGCCGGACTTACTATGCACACTAAAATCATGTATTTTCATGCCTCTAaaatttttgaacaattttttttttgcatgtagtGGATACACGTATGTATGTGCGTGTCATTTTTCCTACTACTTAAATTTTAAATTATGTAGCTTGGGCAAAAATGATAAGTTTCGAATGAACAATCTGAAGGAAACTCTCTCTTCCCAACTTTTCTCTAACTTAGTGGTTAGTACACCATGTAACTATTAAATACCCGACTAAGTTATATCGGGTTCAGGAGTACCTATACGTCCAAAAGAATCCCTTTAATTGTTTACAATACTAAATCTACACTTTTATCAGTTTTGTGTAGTCCAAGTACAAGCAGGTAGTTCTTATCGACTGTAGGGTACTCCACGGAGTACTGGAGACGAGTGCAGTTAATCAACGGCAAGTCGCGACGGTAGTCGTCATCAGTTAATCAAATTCTGGAGTAAAAAACGCGCACAAcgtaatctataatatctaaattggagcaacccactaaaggtaattctctcaacatgcaagcatgccacatcaccTCCATCAGTTTCAGTTTAGTTGTAAGCCATGTCAGCTGGATCCTGTTTATTTCATTTATTTTTAGCAGCAAATCTCACAGAATTTTGTCCAGACAGCACGCTAGAGAATGaggtccttcatcttcttcagagTTATCTCACCTTATTAACTAACGCAGCAAATGCAAATGCTAGGCCATGGTCTGTTCCTGTCCACCACTATCTCCTCACAACAAATGCAAAAGCAAAGCATCGGTCCCTAttcatctcctccaccaccaaaTGAATGCAAGGGTAAGTGAACACGGATGGATCTGCTCTCACGTTTAAGTACTGGAGTTGCTCCGTCCCCGTCATCGCCATCACAATGGTCACATTTAGCTTGGTCCCTGATGGACGAATTTGAAGCTGACACCCTCGATTCCCATCGCTTGCTGGTGCTCTCATGGCTTTACCGCCAACGTGGTGGACTAGATGAGCCGTCACCTCGCCTTGAAGCTCATCTCACCCTGTATCTGTATCCCTACCCTATATTTGGGTCTCAGCCTCAACCCAAAAGCAGCAAGCCCTCCTCTCCAAGAACCTCTCCAGGTACAGATCTACTGTATTAGAGTTTTTCCATTGGAACTTTTACTAGATTTTAAACTGCGTGATTCAGTCGATCATAGGCGCTATTTTATTTTCCTACTGGTTCGTTTGGTGAATTTCCTGCCTAACAGGTATATGCAGTATCGAATCATCAACATACTGATGCAACCTTTGATTAACTTTTTGTCAATGCAATGTGCAGCTCACCATGAATCCAATTGTAGCAAGGATTATACCAATGACTTAATATCCGTGGCAATCAGAAAATAGAAGCCCTTCAAATTCTATAGATTTGGTTTGTACATTCCTCATATATCTTGGATATTCTGTCTTATGTGTTTTCCCCTTTCTGTATTTCTGTATTCTTCATGTATCCAAGCTTCTATTTAACGAGATTACAACTATTATAATTACTTGGACAGTAGCAATGAACATGTATATATGTAGCTCAATAGAGTCAGTTGTCTTCTTTCCTCATTCAGCAATCTGTGGTAATTCATCTTATGTATCAGAGACCCTTTTTCATTTAGGTAACCAGCAGTAGATGATTGGTATATCCAAAAAGATGCTTTGTTGCCCACTTAGTAAACTATATAAAAGGTATGCAGAATAAGATATATGCAGCGGGTCAAATTTTACAAAGCTATAGGTAGGCATTTTATACATGCGGCTGATGCTCATGTTTATGCAGCAAATGGAGCAGGAGGCCTTAAAAAAAATCAGGCCGTACCTACTTAAAAGCTAATTAAGTTTGCTACATGCAATCATATCTTTCCTGAAAGACACCTTGATTGTTGGAATTAGTAGATTATCTATTATGTTTTGTTCAACTGGCATACATTTCCGAGTTTTAAGATATTCATGTGGTCGAAAAGTAAATTCCATTCTATTGTAATAAACATAGCCAATCTGGGCATAATTACCCACCCCTGTTGCTAATGGTATCCAGGCCTTCGGGCCTCTTCATTGTTCAGAAAAAAAGAGCTGGGCATAATTATAACACTACGTTGCTTCCAACAATGATATATGTTAGCTTTACACTTTCAGAATCTGCATGTGCAATGCCTAcatttctaatattgtttcattcACAATTTTCTTATTTATCTTTACAACATGCACTAATATGTATGAATTATTTCTATACAATATGTTTGCTATTGatatccgcagcaacgcgcggggaattATCTAGTATATATTGAACGCATGGAGCGACGCCCCGTTGTTTCGTGCGGAATTTCAGGTCGTTCAAGTCACATCACGTCACAGTTAAACTGCTCCAGCACTCGACTAGCTAcgtgatttttcaaaaaaaaaaaaaaactacgtgCTTTCCACACCGACTATCTACTTCTAGTGCCAATAATAGTCGACCTCTGTCGTTGTCTCCTCTGATTAATCTATCCCTGCGGATGGAGTATCTTATCCGTGCGAAACTAGCACGCTAGCTAGCTCTTCATTTTCTGGCAAGCAGAATTGGGGTGGGACCTTGCGTCCAAGATGAACAGGGAGCGGTACAGCCACAGCGACAACGAGACAAGGGTaccgaaaaaaaaaaaaagacaagggAACCGCGCGCGAATTAACAAGTGCGCACGCGATCACTCGCCTGGTTACACTTGAATTGCAGCGGCGGTAGGAGTAGCTAGGACCAACTCAGTTTAGTGTTTAGTCGGTGACTGCAAATATTTTATGTGCTAAGGCATCTTCCGgtgctcctcgaaataggctttcgccccgctatattaatatagcaacgaaCTGATACAGGATAGCGACCACcgctggggcaaacagcacatcaaagcccaagagaaaacaaaagaagaagaaaaaagaaagaaaggatgacaaagccggatcgacgaaaacactgatgatccgcaaccgctgcgccctccggaagaTTCCCACCACGAGCCTAGCCCTCCGAAGCGCCGCATACCAaggcagcaccttcaagaagggatgcgacgatgacgacgctgctgcccggacaagcctagggtttcccccggtatgcggAAGGGCAGTGGGAAGGGGAAACCCCGACGCCCCTCAAGAGGGAATGGTGGCGCCCgcgagcgtcaccgcgtcggtgtcggccatcgacaaggatttctcccgtcccCAAAGACCCACGGCCCCGGACACTCCGTCATGCTCCGCCAACCTCGCCGCCCACCAACTCGCGCCACCACGGTCACGcaaccaccaccgccgtctcaccgTGACCCACCGACGAAGACCAACAAAACCGGTAGGAAACCCCGAGCCGAGGGAGCTCGGACAGCGAGCCTCGCGAGAGgacgccacctccaccgccagctGCGGTGACAGACCGGACGCAACTACAGGAGCAAACCAGGCCCctctggcccggccgagcccgacGGGCTCGTGAAGCTCCCGTGGCCGCGCTGCAGTCCACGCGCCGCCGTCCGAGCCACACTCAGCAGGAGAGTCTCCACCAGCCGTCGGGAGCAGACCTAGGATGCCAGATCTGGCCCGCCCAAGCCCAGATGGGGCCCAGGCAGGCCCAGATCTGGGTCAgaaccgcgccgcccgcgccgccgtgaCCTCCATGCCGCCCCGCCGCCAAGAGGCTGCCCCGACGCCGCCACGtcgcccagcgccgccgcctcccggcaGGAGCGCAGCAGCCGCCGGAGCCTTGCCCACCGAGGTGCACCACCGCCAGCCACGGGAGATCCCGCGACTCCCGCCTCGCGCGCGGGTAGGACcgagtccgccgccgccggcaccgcccgggactttgcccggcggcctgcgccgacggcggcgaAGGGGGCATCTTCCGGTGCTCTACCCTGTATATAAAAATTTCTTAAATTTCTTTATTACGGGTAGCCGTTTCTTGGAACAGAATTTGCCATATCCAATTTTGGCGGGGTTGGGTAGCCTCAAACTATAAGAGCAGGTCACctaaaataaacataaaaaatgTTCGTTTTGATCCGTTTATGATGTCCAGATTACCTCAGATTGTGCGGCTGTAAACCGGAGCATTGGAGAAGCCAATAACGAAAAGTACGTCATGATCATCACTGAAATAAATAGGCGAACGAGACGAGACACTCGTCATGAAGGGAGG includes these proteins:
- the LOC124678353 gene encoding putative anthocyanidin reductase; translated protein: MMSRVCVTGAAGYIAAWLVKKLLERGFIVHATLRNLRDEKKTALLKALPGAAERLTLFQADVYDAATFEPAIQGCEFVFLVATPLLHDATSTKYKNITEAIVDAHRMILQQCERSKTVRRVIHTASCLAASPLKEDGDGYKDFVNESCWSPLNVTYGYSNFHLDGYVTSKSLSEKELLRYNEKGEDRAFEVVTLACGLVGGDTIQPILWSSIPLVVSPLTGNEAYHNSLKFMQAVMGSVPLVDIEDVCDAHLFCMEQPAMAGRFLCIAGYPTMQDYVARFATNHPEHKILLKKVVGDGVRVQGNTNKLGKLGFRYRYGVEETLDRSVECAKRLGEL